In Vitis riparia cultivar Riparia Gloire de Montpellier isolate 1030 chromosome 19, EGFV_Vit.rip_1.0, whole genome shotgun sequence, the following proteins share a genomic window:
- the LOC117909297 gene encoding thioredoxin-like protein CXXS1, producing the protein MAGNQQLKESRVVKVDSEESWDLFFSQATNQGCPVVVHFTAAWCIPSVAMTAVFEDLALNYQDMLFLVVDVDEVKEVASKMEIKAMPTFLLMREGAQVDKLVGANPDEIRKRTEAFIRSSRSHKMT; encoded by the exons ATGGCAGGGAATCAACAGCTGAAAGAGTCTAGAGTTGTGAAGGTAGATTCAGAGGAATCCTGGGATTTGTTCTTCTCGCAAGCTACAAATCAGGGCTGCCCA GTTGTGGTTCATTTTACTGCTGCTTGGTGCATTCCCTCTGTGGCCATGACTGCTGTTTTTGAAGATCTGGCCTTAAATTACCAAGACATGCTGTTTCTAGTGGTGGATGTGGACGAGGTTAAG GAGGTGGCATCCAAGATGGAGATAAAGGCCATGCCCACCTTTCTGCTGATGAGGGAAGGGGCTCAGGTGGACAAGCTTGTTGGGGCTAACCCGGACGAGATCAGGAAAAGGACTGAGGCTTTTATTCGCTCCTCTCGCTCCCATAAAATGACTTGA